CGCCGGACTCGGCGCTCACTGGAGTACCTTCGCCCTGCGGGCTGCGGGCTGCGGGCTGCGGGCTGCGGGCTGCGGTGCGAGCTTGCTTGGGAACGGCCCGGCGCGGCGCTCATGCCCGCGCCGGTGAGTACCGCGATGTGGTTTGCGCTCCCGATCCACTGGCGAACCACTTGCGCAACGGACATGTCAGCCCTGCGGTGCGAAAGAGCAACTGTTCCAGGTGCGAGGGGATGCACCAGCCCAGGCCAGCACGGGGCCGGCTTTGCCGGACCGCTGCGGGCGCCCCCTGGAGGGGGCTGAGGGTCGCGGCTCCGAGCCTGCCCGCGCAGGCTTGGACGGCCCGAAGAAGCATCGACTCTGGCGATGCTGCGGCCTGCAGGGCACGCCGAAGGCGGCGCAGGGGTGATTCATCCCGTTCTTTGGCGCAACGCTTCGTAAAGACAGACGCCGCTGGCCACCGACACGTTGAGGCTCTCCACCGCGCCGCGCATCGGGATGCTGACCAGTTCGTCGCAGGTCTTGCGCGTGAGCTGGCGCATGCCCTCGCCCTCGGCGCCCAGCACCAGGGCCACCGGGCCTTTGAGGTCCACCTGGTACAGCGTTTTGGGGGCGTCATCGCTGGTACCGATGATCCAGATGTTGCGCTCCTTGAGTTCGCCCAGGGTGCGCGCCAGGTTGGTCACCATGAAGTACGGCATGGTTTCGGCCGCGCCGCTGGCCACCTTGGCCACGGTGGCGTTGATGCCGGCCGCGTGGTCCTTGGGTGCGATCACCGCGTGCGCGCCCGCGCCGTCGGCCACGCGCAGGCAGGCGCCCAGGTTGTGCGGATCGGTGATGCCGTCGAGCACCAGCAGCAATGGCGCCACG
This Hydrogenophaga taeniospiralis DNA region includes the following protein-coding sequences:
- the rlmB gene encoding 23S rRNA (guanosine(2251)-2'-O)-methyltransferase RlmB — protein: MSSPKVLFGFHAVGVRLKTAPQSIIEIYFEPTRRDARMRQFLERAREANARLIEADGLRIAKLAGSHGHQGVAARVEALPQAHSLDELLEKLEADGVAPLLLVLDGITDPHNLGACLRVADGAGAHAVIAPKDHAAGINATVAKVASGAAETMPYFMVTNLARTLGELKERNIWIIGTSDDAPKTLYQVDLKGPVALVLGAEGEGMRQLTRKTCDELVSIPMRGAVESLNVSVASGVCLYEALRQRTG